Genomic DNA from Anabaena sphaerica FACHB-251:
GGTTTGTTTATCATTGACAAAGATGGTGTTATCCAGCACGCTACTATCAATAATCTAGCTTTTGGACGCAGTGTAGAAGAAACATTGCGTACATTACAAGCTATCCAGCACGTTCAATCTCACCCCGATGAAGTTTGTCCTGCTGGTTGGCAACCTGGTGAAAAAACAATGGTTCCCGACCCTGTGAAGTCCAAAGTTTACTTCGCAGCAGTCTAGGGGACTGGGGACTGGGGACTGGTGACTGGGTAAGAGTTTTTACCAACCACCAATCCCCCATTAACTTCTAATTTTTAATTATTTATGTTGACATCAACAGATTTTACAGGTTTATTTAATGAGCGATTCTTCCGCAATCTTTTACCTAAACCTGCACTCGATGAGTTGAGGTTGGGAGTAGGAACGCCAGATTTTAAATTAACAGATATTACCAATAATCGCACGGTTAAATTATCAGATTATCGTGGTAAACAACCTGTTCTTCTGGCATTTACAAGGATTTTTACAGAAAAGCAATATTGCCCTTTTTGCTATCCCCATATTAAAGCCTTAAATGAAAATTATGAGGAGTTTACAAATAGGGGTATAGAAGTTTTTATGATTACTAGCACCGATAAAAAGCAAAGTCAAGTAGTAGTTAAAGACTTGGGCTTAAAAATGCCTTTATTGAGTGACCCTAGCTGTCATGTTTTTAGGACTTATCAAGTAGGACAAGCGTTAGGAGCGCCTTTACCAGCGCAGTTTGTCTTAGATAAAGATGGGAAATTACTCTATAGGCATTTATTTTCATTTTTGGATCATAATGCTAGTGTAGAGACATTGCTAGAAAGATTTAATTAATAATTAAACTTGTGGGTTATTTTCATGTTAAGACTTTATCATTTGCCGATTTCTCCAAATTCACGCCGAGTCTGGATTACACTGCTAGAAAAAGGACTAGATTTTGAACTGGTAGAAGTTAAACTAAATGGAGAACAGTTTAAACCAGAATTTTTAGCGATTAACCCTTTCCACCACATTCCAGCTTTAGTAGATGACGGTTTTAATGTAGTAGAATCATTGGCAATTTTAGATTATTTAGAAGCTAAATATCCAACGCCGACAATGTTGCCAAAAGATGCCAAAGATTTAGCAATTGTGCGAATGGTAGAAATGGTTTGTGTTAATGAATTATTACCTGCCCTGACACCACTGATGTCAGTAATGTTTAATTTACCAGGAAAAAATGCAGAAGCAATTGAGCAGGCTCAGATAAAAATTACCACATCATTGAATTTTTTCGAGAACTTGCTTGATGAGCGTCCATACTTTGGCAGTGAGAACCTAACTTTAGCCGAAGTTGTAGCGGGAAGTATAGTACCATGGTTGCCGAAAGCTGGTATTTCCTTAGATGACTATCCAAAACTGAATGCTTGGTGCGAGCGATTGGTTGTACGTCCAGCATGGCAAACTACCCAAGCGACACCAGAAATGATAGAAGGTTTTCGGAAACTGTTAATGGCGAGAATGGGATAATTTAGCAGGTGATAGGGGACAGAAAATAGATAAAAATTCAAAAGCCAAAGGCGAGACAATACTGCTCGGTTAAACCCAAATCCCTTGTTTAGACTGCATGGGAGCGGGGAGCAGGGGGCAGGGGAAAAAAATGCAAACTTCTCTCCCTGCTCCGTTCTCCCTGCTCCTCTGCCTGCCTCAAAGAAAAAGTCAAAATCCTTAACCGAGTAGTATTGAAAGGCGAGAGTTTATTTTTTCCCCTACACCCCTACACCCTAACTAGGGTAAGCTGTTACGCAGCTAAATTTTATTATCCTTATATAGGGCTTGCTGAATAAACATAAAACCTAGATGAATCAAGGGATTCAGGGGTAAAAAAGGGTAAGAAGGTGCAAGCAATAGACATTAAAACCATCAAAAACTGCTAACTTTTACCTCTAGATAAACCATTTTTAGCTGCTTCTAATTCTGACTCCTGACTCCTGACTCCTAGCCCCTACCAGAAGACTTTCTCAGCAAACCCTATATAGTTAAGTCTTGTGGTGCGGGCATCTTGCCCGTTAGACTTATACAAATTAAATGCACAACAGCTTAATACAGGACGTAGGTTTACCAAGGTCCCCAGATAGCAAAGGTTATGCCTGGACTCTGTATGTTGACAAACATCGTCTGACCATCGGGGGAGAAGCAAACCCCAGCGAACTCTGATGTGTTGAGGGCATTCTTGGCAAACTTGTAAAGACTGCCACTGGGAGTGATGCCCAGAATGTAATCTGTTCCATCCCCATCTTCACAGAGGAAGATGTCCCGGTTGGGGAAAACCACAATATTGTCTGGATTGTCCAGTACACCAGAATTGTTAGGTTCAATATAGAGTTCAACAGTATTGTTAGTGGGCGAATAACGCCATATCTGCCCATCTCCAGAACTACCCCCACTCTTGCAAGTGAAGTAGACATAACCACTGCCATAAAAGATGCCTTCCCCACCTGAAAACCTAGCGGCACCATTGTTATACCCTTCTATTCTGACGGTATCAGAGGTGGGATCAGGATTGTTAATCTGTACCCATTCCACCGCTCTAGGCAGATTTTGTGGGAAACCCGTAGCTGTGTTGACTCCAGGCAACCCTGTAATCTTTAAACCATATAGCAAGCCGCCAGCACTCAGGTTGTTGCTTTGGTTAGGAATGAAGCGGTAGAAAAGCCCGTCTCCCCTGTCTTCCGTCATGTAGATATACCCTGTGTTCGGGTCTACAGCAGCAGCCTCGTGATTAAAACGCCCCATTGCTGTTAGTGGGACGGGGGTGACAAAAGTGGTTGCGCTACTGGGTACTTCAAAAACATAGCCATGCTTCTTGGTGTTATTGGTTTCAAAGGTTTCCTCACAGCTTAACCAAGATCCCCAAGGCGTAAGACCACCAGCACAATTACGAATAGTTCCTGCTAGGACTCCCCGATGATCTAGCAAGATGCCGGAAGGATTAACAACCAATTTAGTGCAACCGCCCCTCGCCTTTGTGTTGTACTTCTTGTTATTGGGAGCGCCCAAACCGTTACTAGAGGAGGGCGCAAGTTCGTGGTTGCGAATTAGAATTGTATTGCCGTTGGAATCTGAAAAGGCACCCATACCATCATGACCACCTGGTACCTTGTAAGCATCATTCATCGTTTGACCTGTTTCCGACAGTCTGCGGTAGGTGAATCCAGGTGGTAAATCTAATACTCCTAATGGGTCAGGAACTAAATTGCCGTATGGACCTGCTGCGATCGCGCGTTTGGCATAGAAGGCTTGCAAAGGAGATAGAAGAACAGCACCTGCCGCCGATGCCCCTGCCATCGTAAAAAACTTACGTCTCGATAGATTCAAAGTATACTCCCTAATATTTTGGAGGAGGTTTATTTCGTTGTAAATAACCAAACTCAATTATCTAGGAGAGGAGTTTCTTTGAAATTAATAAGAGGTTAAAAAACGATTAAACGATTATTTATCGTACTCTTTGTGGCGTAGGCTATCTGGCTTATGTGGTATTAAAAAAGTGTGTGTC
This window encodes:
- a CDS encoding glutathione S-transferase family protein; this translates as MLRLYHLPISPNSRRVWITLLEKGLDFELVEVKLNGEQFKPEFLAINPFHHIPALVDDGFNVVESLAILDYLEAKYPTPTMLPKDAKDLAIVRMVEMVCVNELLPALTPLMSVMFNLPGKNAEAIEQAQIKITTSLNFFENLLDERPYFGSENLTLAEVVAGSIVPWLPKAGISLDDYPKLNAWCERLVVRPAWQTTQATPEMIEGFRKLLMARMG
- a CDS encoding alkaline phosphatase PhoX is translated as MNLSRRKFFTMAGASAAGAVLLSPLQAFYAKRAIAAGPYGNLVPDPLGVLDLPPGFTYRRLSETGQTMNDAYKVPGGHDGMGAFSDSNGNTILIRNHELAPSSSNGLGAPNNKKYNTKARGGCTKLVVNPSGILLDHRGVLAGTIRNCAGGLTPWGSWLSCEETFETNNTKKHGYVFEVPSSATTFVTPVPLTAMGRFNHEAAAVDPNTGYIYMTEDRGDGLFYRFIPNQSNNLSAGGLLYGLKITGLPGVNTATGFPQNLPRAVEWVQINNPDPTSDTVRIEGYNNGAARFSGGEGIFYGSGYVYFTCKSGGSSGDGQIWRYSPTNNTVELYIEPNNSGVLDNPDNIVVFPNRDIFLCEDGDGTDYILGITPSGSLYKFAKNALNTSEFAGVCFSPDGQTMFVNIQSPGITFAIWGPW
- a CDS encoding peroxiredoxin family protein — translated: MLTSTDFTGLFNERFFRNLLPKPALDELRLGVGTPDFKLTDITNNRTVKLSDYRGKQPVLLAFTRIFTEKQYCPFCYPHIKALNENYEEFTNRGIEVFMITSTDKKQSQVVVKDLGLKMPLLSDPSCHVFRTYQVGQALGAPLPAQFVLDKDGKLLYRHLFSFLDHNASVETLLERFN